From the genome of Fundidesulfovibrio magnetotacticus:
CAAGCTCGTTGAGGCCTGCCTCTCCGAGGCCGTGACCCTGGGCGTGTACAAGGTCTTCACGCTCACCTACCAGCGCGACTTCTTCGCCAAGATCGGCTTCGAGGAGGTCACCAAGGAGAAGCTGCCCCAGAAGGTGTGGGCGGACTGCATCCACTGCCCCAAATTCCCCGAATGCGACGAGATCGCCATGGTCATGGAGATGTAGCATGTCCGGCCTACTGGAACCTGTGATCACGGCGGAGGAACTGGCGCGGCGCACGGCCCAGCTGGGGGCGGAGATTTCCGAACGCTACCGGGGGCAGGACCTCCTGGTGGTGGGCGTGCTCAAGGGCGCGTTCATGTTCCTGGCGGACCTCGTGCGGCACATCTCCATCCCGGCCCACGTGGATTTCGTGCGCGTCTCCAGCTACGGCGCCGACGTGAAGCCGGGCGAACTCAAATTCGTGCAGGACCTGGACTCCCCCTGCAAGGGTCGCCACGTACTCGTGGTGGAAGACATCGTGGATACGGGCAACTCCATGTCCATGCTGCTGGCCGAGCTCTCCCAGAGGGGGGCGGCCTCGGTGCGCCTTTGCGCGCTCATCGACAAGGTGGAGCGGCGTAAAACGCAAGTAACGGTTGACTTTCCTGGATTTCGACTGGCAAAGGGATTCCTGGTGGGATACGGCCTGGACTTTGCAGAAGACTACCGTTGTCTTCCCGGCGTCTACGAACTGATCCAGCAAGAAGGTCCCTGACACCATGATCGTCGAATGCCCGAACTGCCAGACCAAGTACAACCTGCCCGACGACAAGGTCGGCCCCGAAGGCGCGACCGTGCGGTGCAGCGTGTGCCGACACGTCTTCAAGGTGGAGCCCGCCGCCCCGGATGATTTCCCCGGCTTCGGCGACTCGGGAGACTCCACCGACGCAGGAATCTGGCCCGTCTCGGGCGAGGATGAAACGCCAGGCGACGATTTCGCCGCCCACCTCGACGCGCAACGCAAGAAAGACCCCTTCGAAGCCGGCGGGGTCTCTTCCAGCGACTTCGGGTCCATCGACTTCGGCAAACCCGAGAAAACGACCACCACCTCGAAAGGCAAGAAGATCGCGATCCTGGCCGCCCTGGGCGTGGTGCTCCTGGCGGGCGTCGGCGGCGCGGCGGCCTATTTCTTCGAGTTCTGGCCCTTCGCCAAAAAAACGGCGGTCACCGCCGAGGCCCCCGCCAAGCCCTCCGTGATGGAAAATGCCCCGGCCGCCCCCCCGGCCCCGCCCGCGCCGCCGCCGGCCGACTACACCGGGCAGATCCTCTTCGACGGCTTCAGCAACTACTTCGTGGACAACGAAAAGGCCGGACGCCTCTTCGTCATAGACGGCAAGCTCGTGAACCGCTCTCCGGTCACCGTGGGCCAGATCGAGGTGGAGGCCACCCTGCTGGACGCCAAGGACGCACCCGTGGTCACCAAGGTCTTCAAGGCCGGACCCAAGGCCAACATCTCCGAGCTGCGCCTGCTAGGCAAGGAAGACCTGGAGAACCGCCTCTCCTCCAAGGAAGAGATCATGCTCTACAACCGCATGGTCAAACCCGGCGAGGAGGTGCCCTTCATGGTGGCCTTCGCCAACATGCCCGAGAACGTGCGCAACTTCTCCCTCAAGCTCAAGGACTACCTCCAGGTGGCCGACCCGGCCCAGCAGCAGCCCGCGGGCCAGAAGCAATAGGCAGTGGCCAAGGCCAGGAGCGTCCACGTCTGCTCGGCCTGCGGGGCCGTGAGTCCCCGCTGGCGCGGCCAGTGCGAGGGCTGCGGCGCGTGGAACACCCTGGAGCAACGCGAGGCCCCTCGCGCCGCGCCGGGCAGGAGCGCCCGGATTCTGGGCGAAACCGGCCCCGTGCCCCTTGCCGGGTACTCCCAGGAACAGCTCCCCCCCTCGCCCAGCGGCATCCCCGAACTGGACCGCGTGCTGGGCCAGGGCCTGCTGCCCGGAGCGGCCGTGCTCCTGGGCGGCGAGCCGGGCATAGGAAAATCCACGCTTCTCCTCCAACTGGCCGGACAGGTGGCGGCCTCGGGCCGCCGGGCGGTCTACGTCTCGGGGGAGGAGTCCCTGGGCCAGCTGGCCGCCCGGGCGGCGCGCCTGGGGCTTTCGAGCCCCGACCTCCTCGCCCTCTCCACCACCTCGGCGGCGGGCGCGGTGGACATCCTCGGCGTCGGCGACGCCCCGGCTCTGGTGGTGGTGGACTCGGTGCAGACCATGGCCTCGTCCCTGGCCGACGGCGTGCCGGGCTCCCCGGCCCAGGTGCGCGCCGTGGCCTCGGAGCTGGTGGAGGCCGTGAAGAAAGGCCCCGCCACGCTGATCCTGGTGGGCCACGTGACCAAAGAGGGCCTCATCGCCGGGCCGAAGATCCTGGAGCACATGGTGGACACCGTGCTCTACCTGGAGGGCGACCGGCAGCACTTCTATCGCATCCTGCGGGTGTTCAAGAACCGCTTCGGGCCCACCGATGAACTCATGGTGCTGGAGATGCAGGGCGACGGCCTCTCGCCCGTGCCCGATCCCTCCACCTATTTCCTGGGCGAGCGCGACGAGTCCGCCAGCGGATCGGCCGTGGTGCTGGCCTTGGAGGGCAAGCGCCCCTTCGCCGTGGAGGTGCAGGCGCTGGCCAGCCGTTCCTACCTGGCAGTGCCCCGGCGCACGGCCCTGGGCGTGGACCTGAACCGTCTGAACCTGATGCTGGCCGTGCTTGAGAAGCGCCTGGGCCTGGCCCTGGGGCAATCAGACATCTACGCCAAGACCGGCGGGGGCCTCAAGCTCACCGATCCCGGGCTGGACCTGGGGCTGGTGGCCGCCGTGCTCTCCTCCTTCTACGACAGGCCGCCCCCGCCGCGCGCCGTGTTCTGGGGCGAGGTGGACCTGAGCGGTCGCATCCGCCCCGTCGCGGGCCTGGATGCGCGGCTCAAGCAGGCCAGGAGGCTCGGCTACGAGCCCATCTTCCACCCGCCTGCCGAGGGCCGTGGAATCGCCACCCTCAAGGACTTTCAGAAAGCCCTTTTCGGCCAGGCCTGAGCGCCCGGCCGGAGGCGTCTTCCGGCCGGGGCGTCGCGGGGGCATGCGCGCCTAGCGGCTGGCCACCACCTCCACCTCCACGAGCACGTCGCGGGGCAGCCTGGCCACCTCCACGCAGGAACGGGCGGGGTAGGGGGCCTTGAAGAACGAGGCGTAGACCTCGTTGATGGCCTGGAAATCGTTCATGTCCTTGATGAAGACCGTGGCCTTCACCACGTTGTCCAGGGTCAGTCCGGCGGCTTCCAGCACGGCCTTCACGTTGGTCAGGCACTGACGGGCCTGGTCCACGGGGCCTCCGGTGATCACCTGGCCCGTGGCCGGATCGAAGGGGATCTGGCCGGAGCAGAAGAGGAGGTCCCCGGCCCACACGGCCTGGGAATAGGGGCCGATGGCGGCCGGGGCGTTGGCGGTCTCGACGATGGTCTTGGTCGGCATGGTCGGTCTCCTGGATGGAATGGTCCCTTCTAGCCCATGCGGCGGCCGAGGCCAAGCGGCGCGGGAGGCCCGGCAGGGCATTTACCCCGGGCCGGTTTTGTGGAAACATCCGCCGACTTTGGCGCATCAAGGAAAGATCATGAACGACATCCTGCTCGTGCACATTTTCGGGGCCGACCGCCCCGGCATCGCCGCTTCCGTCTCCAACCTGCTGGCCCAGTACGGGGTGGACATTCTGGACATGGGCCAGTCCGTGATCCACGACGACCTCTCCCTGGGCATCCTCATGCGCATCCCCGAGGGCGCGCAGGCCGCCGCCACGGTCAAGGACCTGCTCTACGAGGCCCACGAGCTGGGCGTGACCTGCAAGTTCAGCCCCATCACCCCGGCCCAGTACAGCCAGTGGGTGGAGGCCGCGGGCAAGCCCCGCTGGATCGTGTCGCTCCTGGGCCTCACAGTGAGCGCCGCCCAGGTGGCCGCCGTGACCCGCGTGATCACGGCCAACGGGCTGAACATCCAGTCCGTGAACCGCCTCACCGGGCGTCCCTCCCTGGACGAGGAGGCCGCGCAGCGTCCGGCCTGCATCGAATTCTCCGTGCGCGGCCAGCCCGGCGACGTGAAGGCCATGCGCAAGGACTTCCTGGCCATCGCCGCCGAGATGGGCGTGGACATCGCCCTCCAGGAGGACAACGCCTTCCGCCGCAACCGCAGGCTGGTGGCCTTCGACATGGACTCCACCCTGATCCGCGTGGAGGTCATCGACGAACTGGCCCGGGCCTGGGGCGTGGGCGAGCAGGTGGCGGCCATCACCGAGTCGGCCATGCGCGGCGAGCTGGACTTCCGCCAGAGCCTGAAGAAACGCCTGAGCCTGCTCAAGGGGATGCCCGCGGAGACCCTGGCCCGGGTGGCCGAGCACATCCCGCTCAACGACGGGGCCGAGAAGCTCGTGCGAAACCTCAAGCGCTTCGGCTACCGCACCGCCGTGATCTCCGGCGGCTTCACCTTCTTCGGGGAACGCCTGCGCCAGCGTCTGGGCATCGACCACGTGCACGCCAACGTGCTGGCCATGGCCGACGGCGCGCTCACGGGCGAGGTGGAGGGCCAGGTGGTGGACGCCCAGCGCAAGGCCGAGTTGCTGCGCTCCATCGCGGACACCGAAGGCATCTCGCTCATGCAGACCATCGCCGTGGGCGACGGCGCCAACGACCTGCCCATGCTCAACCTGGCGGGCCTGGGCATCGCCTTCCGGGCCAAACCCGTGGTCAAGGAGGGAGCGGGCCACGCCATCTCCACCCTGGGCCTGGACGCCGTGCTCTATCTGCTGGGCTTCCGCGACCGCGACATCGAATAAAGCGCCGGTCCGCTTGCCAGGGACCTGCATCTTTGCGATAGTTTCTGGTGAAGGATCGGCTCCGTGCCGGTCGCGAACCCGATCGTCCCGTGCGGCGCTTTTCGGGAAGGTCGGCCCAAGGCCTCCGGGCCGAAGGATCAACATGCCAGACGCTGCGCATGATTCCCTCCTGGACAGGCCCTGGGCCGCCTGGGCGGTCTCCGCCCTGGTGTTTTGCCTCATGGCGGTCATGGGGCTGGCCTACCTGGACGCGGCCCAGAACGAGCGGGAGGCCGAGGCGCGCCTTGCACTTGTCCAGAGCGTGGCCGGGCGCGTTCAGGCGCTGCAGAACCTGCTTTTCAAGGCCCAGGCGCCTCTGGCCACACTGGCCGACGTCCTGGTGGTGAACCGGGGCGAGTTCAAGGATTTCGACGCCTATGCACGGCATCTTCTGGAGAGCAACCCCGGCGTGGCGGGGCTTTTCCTCTGTCCCGACGGCGTGGTGCGCGTGGCCGTGCCCCTGGCGGGCAACGAGGCGGCCCTCGGGCACGAACTGCTCAAGGACCCCCAGCGCAAGGCCGAGGTGGAGGAGGCCATCGCCACCAATTCCACCGTGCTGGCCGGGCCGGTGGCCATGCGCCAGGGCGGGATGGGGCTCTTCGCGCGCAAGCCCGTGTTTTGGGAGGAAGGGGGGCGACGCGTCTTCTGGGGTCTGGTGGTGTCGCTCATCCGCTGGGAAACGGTGTTGGATTCGGCCGAATTCCGCGCCATTCTCGATGGCGGCTATGCCCTGCGCCTGGAGCGCAAGCTGGCCACGGACCCCGAACCCGTGGTCATCGCGCGCTCCGAGACGGAGGTGTTGCCGGAATTTGGAGTCACGCGCCCGCTCACGGTGCCCGGGGGCCAGTGGCTGCTGACCCTTTCGCCCCTGGGCGCGCCGGACATGCGGTTTATTCGCGTCGGCGAGCTCTTCGTGCTGGCGGCCTCGGGCGTGGGGGGCTGGCTGGTGCTGCTGGTGTTGCAGGGGCGCTCGCACATCGTGGCCCAGTCCCGCGAACTGGAGCGCGCCAACGCGGAGCTGGAAGCCCGTCTGCTGGAGCGCGGGCTGCTGATCAAGGAGGTGCACCACCGGGTGAAGAACAACCTTCAGATCATCATCAGCCTCCTGGACCTCCAGAACTCCGGCGTGGACAACCCCGAGTTCACGGCTCTGGCAGCCGCCTGCAAGGATCGCATCCTGGCCATCGCCCTGGCCCACGAGCAGGTCTACCGGCGCGACAACCTGGCCAGCATCGGCGTGAGCGACTATCTGCACGGCCTTGTGGGCAACGTGCTCCAGGGGTATCGGGTGGCCGAGCGTCCGGTGACCTGGGCGGTGGACACCGACGGATCGGAAATCCCACTGGCCAAGGCCGTCTACGTGGGGCTCATCGTCACCGAACTGGTGACCAACGCCGTCAAGCACGCCTTCGACGGCGCGGAGGAGCCGCGCATCGAAGTGCGCTTCGACTCCGCCGTGCGGGGCATCGCCCTGGTGAGCGTGCGCGACAACGGCCGGGGCTTTCCGGGAGACGGCTGCCCGGAGAGCGCCTCGTCGCTGGGGCTCACGCTGGTGCGCAGCCTGGCCGGGCAGCTGGGCGGAGAGATGCGCTGCGCGAGCCTGGACGGCGCGCTCGTGGAGGTGTCCCTGCGCCTGAGCTGAGCCCGCGCTTGTGGGGCGGGGCGATGCGGGGTACTGGTGGCTATTCTGCCGACCCCGGGGGCTTCCATGTCGTTCGGCGCGTTCAACCGGATCAACCTGAGCGTCGTGACCTACTGCTTCAACGACCACGCCTTGGCCGACGGCCTTGTGGATTCGGTGGCGGGGTGGTCCGTGGTCCCGCGCGAGGTGATCGTGGTGGACGACGGCTCGGCCGAGCCGTACAAGCCCGCGCATCCAGCCGACAACCTGCGCGTGCTGCGCCTTGCGCCCAACCGGGGGGCGGCCCTGGCCCACACGGCGGGCATGGGTGCGGCCTCGGGGCGTTATCTTCTCTCCATCGACTGCGACATCCGCCTCCCGCGCGACTGGGTGCGTCTGTGCCTGCCCCTGGCCGAGCGCACGGGCGTGGGGATGGTTTCGTCGAGGCTTCGCTGCACGGGCAGCTCGTCCCTGACCAACCGCTACGTGGACCTGCTCTATGGGGTGGGGCCGCAGGGCGGGGAGACGGGGTTCGTGCAGGGCGGCGTGTTCCTGATGCGCCGCGACGTGTTCGAGTCCGTGGGTGGCTATTCCGGCTATGAGGAACGCACGGGGGAGGATTCGTTCCTCTGCGCGCGGCTGGCGGAACGGGGCTTCCGGATGCTGCTCAATCCCGAGGTGGAGGCCCACGAGGTGCGCAGGCTTTCGCGGGTCGCGGCGGTGCGTCGCAAATTCTTCTGGCAGTCGAGCCAGTATTTCCAGGCCATCGCCCGGGGCGAGCCGGTGGACAAGGTGCTCTACGTGTTCCACGCGCCGTGCTTCGCGCGGCTGGGTGAGCTGCTGCGCCAGGAGGTCTGCCTTGGCTACTACGAGCTGCTGCTGATGGTCTTCGGGGCCTGCGCCCTGGCGCGCAGCTTCGACGCGGGCTTCGCGGCGCGCCTTCGCTGGGAACTGACGCGGCGCGTGCGAGGCCTGGAGCGCCTGGGGCCGCTCCTGCTCTCGGACCTGCGCGAACTGGGCGCACCCGAGCCCCAGGACCACCCCGAGCCCCTGGGCCTGGCCACCGTGAACGCCTGGGACGCCCAGGTGGACGACGCCCTCCTGCACGCCCTGGACCGGGATTGCGCCCAGGCCCTGGCGGCCGAGGACGCGGGCGGCGCGGACTTCTCGGTGTACGAGCGGCTGGTGTGAGGGAGTGGGGGGCGGCTGAGGGCGGCAGGAGGCTGACGTGGAAGGGGAGATAATCGTTTTGTCCATTGAGGACCAGCTACGGGTCGCCGAGGCGCTGGCGAACCCGCCTGAGCCCGTTGCGGCCCTGAGGCGCGCGGTGGAGCGGCATGGGGAGATTGTGGAACGCCCTTTGACCGATGCCGCCAAGCGAACTATAGATCTGACAAAACTTCCGACGTGAGCAGCACATGACAGCTACCACGCAAACGAAACATCCCCCGGCAGGGCTTGAGGCCCTGGCCACCCAAATCAGGCCGGTGCTGGAGCGCTACGGCGTCGTTTCGGCTTCGGTGTTCGGCTCGCTCGCGCGCGGCGAGGAGCGCCCGGAAAGCGACGTGGACCTGCTGGTGGAATTCGACGCGAACGCGACCCTTCTCACCCTCGCAGGCCTGGAGGCCGAACTGTGCCGTGAATTGGGTCGGGAAGTGGACGTGGTGACACCGCGCGGACTGAAGAAGATGATCCGCCCGCAGGTGATGGCGGAGCAGGTGCGTATCTATGGATAAGGCGCGGCGCGCGGTTCCACTGTTGCTGAGGGATATGCTCGATCACGCCAGCAAGGCGTTGGTCTTAGTTGAAGGTATGGACTGGGCACTGTATGAAGCCGATGAATAAACCCAACTTGCCACTGTTCGCTGTCTCGAGGTCATAGGCGAGGCTGCGGCCAAGATGCCGCGCGATTTTCAAGAAAACATCCGAGAATACCGTGGGCAGCGATTGCAGGTATGCGCAACCGGATGGTTCATGATTATTTTGAAGTGGATATTGAGTTGTGTTGGCGCACGATAACCAGGAGTTTGCCTGAACTCCAGGAGTATCTGCAGGCTATTGTGGACAACGATCGGCCAGGATATTGAGGTTGTGTCGTATGGTATGCGGAGATCATGAGAAAGAAATATCAAAAGAACTTGACGGCTTGTCTGGTTTTCAGTTGGTGAAGAATGTTATGCTTTATTGGGTCCTAGTCTTTGTTGTGTCATTTGTGTCGGTACGCCTAGTTGAAAATAATGTCGAGACGAAAGCAAATATAACATACTCCGTGCTTGTTTCTGTGGCCTCAGCATCGGTTGTGGTGGGATTGGCGAAGAGTGAGATAGGATTTAGGTGTGATGAGTATGCAAGGATTCTCCGTCATCGCAGATTGTTGTCAAAACTGAAGAAAGAGAAGAGAAACTAGCCTGATTGTTGAGTTGCTGTGAGGTAGTCCATTGTGATGGCCTACACCTCAAACAACATCTCCAGATCGTTCCGCGTCAAGCTCTTCCAGGCGTCCTGCCCGGGAATAATAGCTTCCGCCACGCCCTTTTTCATGTCCTGGAGCTTCAGGATCTTCTCTTCCACGGTGTTGGAACAGATCAACTTGTACGCGAACACCTGGCGCTTCTGGCCGATGCGGTGCGTGCGGTCCGTGGCCTGGTTTTCCACGGCGGGGTTCCACCACGGGTCGTAGTGGATCACGTAGTCGGCGCTGGTCAGGTTCAGGCCCGTGCCGCCCGCCTTCAGGGAAATCAGGAAGATCGGAATCTCCGGCGTGTTGTTGAACAGGTCCACCTGCTCGAAGCGGTCCTTGCTGGAGCCGTCCAGGTAGGCGAAGGGCATCTGCTCCAACTGCAGCCAGCTGCGGATGATGTGCAGCATCTGCACGAACTGCGAGAACACCAGCACTTTGTGCCCTTCCTCCACGATGTCCGTCACCAGGTCCTTGAAGGTGTCGAACTTGCCGGAGGGCAGGTTGGTGTTCACGCCGGGCATGTCCAGCTTGAGAAGCCTCGGGTGGCAGCAGATCTGGCGCAGCTTCAACAGCGCGTCCAGGATCGACATCTGCGACTTGGCCATGCCCTTCTCGTCCACGTCGCGCAGCACCTGGTCGCGCAGCTTCTTGGCCAGCTGGGAGTACAGCTCCGCCTGTTCGTCAATGAGCGCGCAGTACTGCACGTTCTCGATCTTGGGCGGCAGGTCCTTGGCCACCTCGGACTTGGTGCGCCGCAGGATGAACGGCTTCACGCGGCCGCGCAGGTAGTCCAGGGTCTCCTCGTCGCCGTCCTTGATGGGCTTGACGATGCCGCGCTGGAACGAGTTCTGGCTGCCCAGGAAGCCGGGCATGAGGAACTCGAAGAGGCTCCACAACTCGAAAAGGTTGTTCTCGATGGGCGTGCCCGAGAGGCACAGGCGCATCTTGCCCCGCAGGCGGCGCACCGAACGAGCCGTGATGGTGTTGGGGTTCTTGATGTTCTGGGCTTCGTCCAGGATGATGGAGTTGAACTCGAAGTTCAATAGCTCGTCCAGGTCGCGCCGTAACAGGGCGTAGGTGGTGATCACCAGCTGCGATTCCGCGATCTGCTTGAACAGGCCCTCGCGCTTTGCGCCGTAGACGATCACGCGCTTGAGTTGCGGCACGAACTTCTCGGCCTCGCGGTCCCAGTTGGGGAGCACCGAGGTGGGCACCACGATGAGGTTGGGGTCCCTGTGGCCGCGCTCCACCAGGTGCTGCACGAAGGAGAGGGTCTGCACGGTCTTGCCCAGGCCCATCTCGTCGGCCAGGATGCCGCCGAAACCGTACTCTCGCAGGAAGTTGAGGTAGCTTAAGCCCTGCAGCTGATAAGGGCGCAGGCTGGCGTTCAGGTGCGTCGGAGCCTTGAGCGGCGTGATCTCCTTGAAGCTGTGGATCTTCTCGCGCAGGTTGTTCCAGAAGGAATCGGTGTGGGCCTCGGGCAGGTCCTCCAGGATCTTGTCCAGGATGGGCGCCTCGAACTGCTTGAAGCGCTTCTGGGGCGGCTTGTCCGGGTCGTAGCCCAGGGCGCGCAGCTTGTGGCCCAGGCGCTTGAGCCAGCTCTCGGGGAGGCTCGTGTAGGAGCCGTCTTTCAACTGCACGTAGCGCTTGCCCTGGGTCCAGGCCTTCCAGATCTTGTCGATGGGCACGCGCTGGTCGTCGTATTGCACGGCCAGGTCCAGGTCGAACCACTTTTCCTTCTCGTCGCTCTCCACCTCGGCCACGATCACGGGCTGGGAGAGGCGCACCTTGTAGCGCGTGAGGTTCTTCTCGCCGAAGACGCGGTATTTTTCCACCAGCCTGGGGTAGGCGTCCAGGAGGAAGACGATGGCCTCCTCGGGTTCGAGGAACCAGTTGGCGTTGTTGCGCGGCTGGAAGCCCATCTCCTGAAGCACGGCGATGAGGGCGGCCTCGGCCTCCTGCTCGCGGGCCATGAGGAAACTGCGGCCCTCGTACTGGTAGGAGCCGGTCTGCAGCTCGGGGTTGGGGCCTTCCTGGAACACCTCGCCGTGCTCGGTGACGTAGACGTTCTGCACCGCCAGGGTGAGCAGGCTGCCTTCCTCGTCCAGGTAGAGCTTGGGGCTGTAGGTGGCGGGCAGGAAGTTGGGGCGCATGCGCTCCAGGAATTCCTGCTGGCCGTGCAGGTCCGAGGCGGGGAACTTGGTCCAGACGCGGTCGAGGAATTCGGAGACGTCCGCCGGGGGGATCACCGGGGGGTTCTCCACCATGTCCCGGATGAAAGGGGCGGGCAGGCCGGTCTGCACGGGGTAGAAGCTCTTGTTCCAGCAGACCCACAGGGGCAGCTGGCCGTAGAAATAGGTCTCCTGGCCCTGGATGGAGAAGGGGGCCTTGCCGGGGCGCGCCAGGTAGATGTCGAAGCGCAGTCCCAGGGCGTCGTCCATGACGGGGCGCAGCTGCAGGCGCATGGTGGAGCGCTCGATGCGCACGGGGTTCTCCGAGTCCTGCCAGTAGAGGTAATACTCCTTGCTGATGGCCCAGAGGAACCACGAGATGAGGCCGGCGGGGATGTCCACGCGGTGGCCCCGGTAGTCGAGGAAGTGGCCGACCTGCTCGGCCACCAGGGGCAGCGAGGGCGAGGAGTCGCACCAGTCGGGGTTCTGGATGATCTGCTCAAGGGTGATTTCCTGGTGCACCTGGGAGAGCCCGGACTTGTTCTGGCGGGCGCGGTAGAAAGCCACCTGGAGCCGCCCCGGCTCGGGGAAGAAGCGGTAGATCACATAATGCTTGCCCGCCTCGGGCTCGAAGGCAGTGGCGAAGAAATGGCGGAAGCTCTGGCGCCACTCGGTGTTCTGGAGCGCCGCGCCTTGCCCGTCTCCGGACTTGCGGCCTTCCAGGGACTTCACGTACTTGAGCGCCGTGGCGCCCACATGGCGGCACACCCCGGAGAAGGACTCGGGGCAGTTGCAGAAGAACGTGACGGTCTCTTCCTCCAGGTTGAGGCCCAGTTCCGAGGCGTACACCTGGAAGTCCTCCCCCTGGACATGGCCTTCCACGTCCCAGTACTGGTCGCGCTTCTTGACGTCGATTTTCTGGACGCCGTCCTGGGCGACGATTGAATGCGCGCCTTCAATGATATATTCCGGGATCGTCTCCCGGATGAACTCCTGGAGGAGCTGCTTGGCTTTGCTCTCCTCGCTGGTGAGGGCCATGGGGCTTGGTGCTCCGTATTCCGACTGGATTGAATGGTTAACGAACACGATGCCTACGGACTAATCCGACACTCTATGCATTTTCATCCGCAAATCAAGCTTTTCCCCCCCTCAGCGGGGAAGGGGCTCCCGGTGTGGCTCGCCGCCCTGGCGCTGCTGGCCTTTCTCGCGGCGTGCGAGGGGTCCGGCACGGACAAA
Proteins encoded in this window:
- a CDS encoding DEAD/DEAH box helicase encodes the protein MALTSEESKAKQLLQEFIRETIPEYIIEGAHSIVAQDGVQKIDVKKRDQYWDVEGHVQGEDFQVYASELGLNLEEETVTFFCNCPESFSGVCRHVGATALKYVKSLEGRKSGDGQGAALQNTEWRQSFRHFFATAFEPEAGKHYVIYRFFPEPGRLQVAFYRARQNKSGLSQVHQEITLEQIIQNPDWCDSSPSLPLVAEQVGHFLDYRGHRVDIPAGLISWFLWAISKEYYLYWQDSENPVRIERSTMRLQLRPVMDDALGLRFDIYLARPGKAPFSIQGQETYFYGQLPLWVCWNKSFYPVQTGLPAPFIRDMVENPPVIPPADVSEFLDRVWTKFPASDLHGQQEFLERMRPNFLPATYSPKLYLDEEGSLLTLAVQNVYVTEHGEVFQEGPNPELQTGSYQYEGRSFLMAREQEAEAALIAVLQEMGFQPRNNANWFLEPEEAIVFLLDAYPRLVEKYRVFGEKNLTRYKVRLSQPVIVAEVESDEKEKWFDLDLAVQYDDQRVPIDKIWKAWTQGKRYVQLKDGSYTSLPESWLKRLGHKLRALGYDPDKPPQKRFKQFEAPILDKILEDLPEAHTDSFWNNLREKIHSFKEITPLKAPTHLNASLRPYQLQGLSYLNFLREYGFGGILADEMGLGKTVQTLSFVQHLVERGHRDPNLIVVPTSVLPNWDREAEKFVPQLKRVIVYGAKREGLFKQIAESQLVITTYALLRRDLDELLNFEFNSIILDEAQNIKNPNTITARSVRRLRGKMRLCLSGTPIENNLFELWSLFEFLMPGFLGSQNSFQRGIVKPIKDGDEETLDYLRGRVKPFILRRTKSEVAKDLPPKIENVQYCALIDEQAELYSQLAKKLRDQVLRDVDEKGMAKSQMSILDALLKLRQICCHPRLLKLDMPGVNTNLPSGKFDTFKDLVTDIVEEGHKVLVFSQFVQMLHIIRSWLQLEQMPFAYLDGSSKDRFEQVDLFNNTPEIPIFLISLKAGGTGLNLTSADYVIHYDPWWNPAVENQATDRTHRIGQKRQVFAYKLICSNTVEEKILKLQDMKKGVAEAIIPGQDAWKSLTRNDLEMLFEV